A single window of Prionailurus viverrinus isolate Anna chromosome F1, UM_Priviv_1.0, whole genome shotgun sequence DNA harbors:
- the CTSE gene encoding cathepsin E isoform X1 — translation MKRVVLLLLVLLDLGLTQKTLHRVPLRRHPSLRKKLRARGQLSEFWKSQNLDMIQYTEACTMSQGANEPLINYMDTEYFGSISIGSPPQNFTVIFDTGSSNLWVPSVYCMSPACKTHARFYPSQSNTYSALGNHFSIQYGTGSLSGIIGTDQVYVEGLLVVGQQFGESVTEPGQTFVNAEFDGILGLGYPSLAVGGVTPVFDNMMAQNLVDIPMFSVYMSSDPESGVGSELIFGGYDHSHFSGNLNWVPVTKQGYWQIALDVIQVGGTVMFCSEGCQAIVDTGTSLITGPSDKIKQLQKAIGAEPMDGEYAVECANLNVMPDVTFIINGVSYTLQPTAYTQLDFVDGMEFCSSGFQGLDIQPPAGPLWILGDVFIRQFYSVFDRGNNRVGLAPAVP, via the exons ATGAAAAGAGTCGTTCTTTTGCTGCTGGTGCTCCTGGACTTGGGACTGACTCAAAAAACACTCCACAG GGTGCCCCTCAGGAGGCATCCGTCCCTCCGGAAGAAGCTGCGGGCACGGGGCCAGCTCTCTGAGTTCTGGAAATCCCAGAATTTGGACATGATCCAGTACACCGAGGCCTGCACGATGAGCCAGGGTGCCAACGAGCCCCTCATCAACTACATGGAT ACAGAATACTTTGGCTCCATCTCCATTGGCTCTCCACCGCAGAACTTCACCGTCATCTTTGACACTGGCTCCTCCAACCTCTGGGTCCCTTCCGTGTACTGCATGAGCCCAGCCTGCA AGACACACGCCAGGTTCTACCCTTCCCAGTCCAACACATACAGCGCACTGGGGAATCATTTCTCCATTCAATACGGGACTGGGAGCTTGTCTGGAATCATTGGAACCGACCAAGTCTAT GTGGAAGGACTGCTTGTGGTCGGCCAGCAATTTGGAGAGAGTGTCACGGAGCCTGGCCAGACCTTTGTGAACGCAGAGTTTGATGGAATTCTGGGCCTGGGATACCCCTCCTTGGCTGTGGGAGGGGTGACCCCGGTGTTCGACAACATGATGGCACAGAACCTGGTGGACATACCCATGTTTTCTGTGTACATGAGCAG TGACCCAGAAAGTGGTGTGGGGAGTGAGCTGATTTTCGGAGGCTATGACCATTCCCATTTCTCTGGGAATCTGAACTGGGTCCCGGTCACCAAGCAAGGCTACTGGCAGATTGCACTGGATGT AATCCAGGTGGGAGGCACAGTGATGTTCTGCTCTGAGGGCTGCCAGGCCATTGTGGACACAGGGACTTCCCTCATCACGGGCCCCTCCGACAAGATCAAGCAGCTGCAGAAGGCCATTGGGGCAGAGCCCATGGATGGAGAA TATGCTGTGGAGTGTGCCAACCTCAACGTCATGCCGGATGTCACCTTCATCATCAACGGAGTCTCCTACACCCTCCAACCGACTGCCTACACCCAGCTG GACTTTGTGGATGGAATGGAGTTTTGCAGCAGTGGCTTTCAAGGTCTTGACATCCAGCCCCCAGCTGGGCCCCTCTGGATCCTGGGTGATGTCTTCATTAGACAGTTTTATTCAGTCTTTGATCGTGGGAATAACCGTGTTGGGCTGGCCCCGGCAGTCCCCTAA
- the CTSE gene encoding cathepsin E isoform X2, translating into MKRVVLLLLVLLDLGLTQKTLHRVPLRRHPSLRKKLRARGQLSEFWKSQNLDMIQYTEACTMSQGANEPLINYMDTEYFGSISIGSPPQNFTVIFDTGSSNLWVPSVYCMSPACKTHARFYPSQSNTYSALGNHFSIQYGTGSLSGIIGTDQVYVEGLLVVGQQFGESVTEPGQTFVNAEFDGILGLGYPSLAVGGVTPVFDNMMAQNLVDIPMFSVYMSSDPESGVGSELIFGGYDHSHFSGNLNWVPVTKQGYWQIALDVMLWSVPTSTSCRMSPSSSTESPTPSNRLPTPSWTLWMEWSFAAVAFKVLTSSPQLGPSGSWVMSSLDSFIQSLIVGITVLGWPRQSPKAWPCPCVCLPACLKPFRNSAVPGRLGHSSQLSESHCNCSKAAI; encoded by the exons ATGAAAAGAGTCGTTCTTTTGCTGCTGGTGCTCCTGGACTTGGGACTGACTCAAAAAACACTCCACAG GGTGCCCCTCAGGAGGCATCCGTCCCTCCGGAAGAAGCTGCGGGCACGGGGCCAGCTCTCTGAGTTCTGGAAATCCCAGAATTTGGACATGATCCAGTACACCGAGGCCTGCACGATGAGCCAGGGTGCCAACGAGCCCCTCATCAACTACATGGAT ACAGAATACTTTGGCTCCATCTCCATTGGCTCTCCACCGCAGAACTTCACCGTCATCTTTGACACTGGCTCCTCCAACCTCTGGGTCCCTTCCGTGTACTGCATGAGCCCAGCCTGCA AGACACACGCCAGGTTCTACCCTTCCCAGTCCAACACATACAGCGCACTGGGGAATCATTTCTCCATTCAATACGGGACTGGGAGCTTGTCTGGAATCATTGGAACCGACCAAGTCTAT GTGGAAGGACTGCTTGTGGTCGGCCAGCAATTTGGAGAGAGTGTCACGGAGCCTGGCCAGACCTTTGTGAACGCAGAGTTTGATGGAATTCTGGGCCTGGGATACCCCTCCTTGGCTGTGGGAGGGGTGACCCCGGTGTTCGACAACATGATGGCACAGAACCTGGTGGACATACCCATGTTTTCTGTGTACATGAGCAG TGACCCAGAAAGTGGTGTGGGGAGTGAGCTGATTTTCGGAGGCTATGACCATTCCCATTTCTCTGGGAATCTGAACTGGGTCCCGGTCACCAAGCAAGGCTACTGGCAGATTGCACTGGATGT TATGCTGTGGAGTGTGCCAACCTCAACGTCATGCCGGATGTCACCTTCATCATCAACGGAGTCTCCTACACCCTCCAACCGACTGCCTACACCCAGCTG GACTTTGTGGATGGAATGGAGTTTTGCAGCAGTGGCTTTCAAGGTCTTGACATCCAGCCCCCAGCTGGGCCCCTCTGGATCCTGGGTGATGTCTTCATTAGACAGTTTTATTCAGTCTTTGATCGTGGGAATAACCGTGTTGGGCTGGCCCCGGCAGTCCCCTAAGGCGTGGCCTTGCCCATGCgtctgcctgcctgcttgcctgaaGCCCTTTAGAAATTCAGCTGTGCCTGGGAGGTTGGGGCATTCTTCACAGCTGTCAGAAAGTCACTGCAATTGTTCCAAAGCCGCAATTTGA